The genomic window CCCGGCACCCACTGCGTGCCAAGCTGGGGCCCTGCTCAGCTTCTGCACTCCCTCCCTCTACACAGACGGGGAAATGGGGGCCCAGAGGGATTGTGCCCAGAGGGATTGTGACCAGTGAGGCAGCTGCAGTGTCCCCGTGCAGGCAGTGGAGCTGACTAGTGGGGGCCCAGGGAACCCCCACCTCCGTGGCCACTCGGAAATCACAGAAGAGGTTCCCACAACAGCTCTGTCCACAGCCCCTGTCATGAACTCTAGGGCTGGGTCGGGGGATGGCTGCAGCCATGTCCAGGGGGCAATACCCCATCCCCATTCACAGACGTGTGGAGCAAGGCACATCCAGACCTAGGCAGGACCCCAAGCCAGGCCTCTGCATCCCTGGGTGGCCCCCAGGTGCCTGGCCAGGGCTCGGGATGGGATGCCGGGCAGAGCGGGACAGATTGAGGGGACGGCACAGGTGGTCCAGGCTGTGACGAGGAAGCCCAGGGCCATGGGAGTCCTGGGGCCGGGGTTTGGGGAGCAATGGCGGGGGCGGGTACTCCTGGGCACCCCTGAGCTGGGGCAGCAGATGGGGCTCTACTCCCATAGGAGGTCCCACCCGGCTCATcctgggaggggacaggcagAAGCACTGTGGAGAAGGCGGCAGAGGTGCCCATCCTAGGGACGTTGTTTGTGATACTCAGCCGGTGTACACAccctcttctctgtgcctggcCTTTTGCTGGCCAGGGGCCACTCCATCCTCCAGGCCCGGCCCTCTGAAGGGCTCAGCACCTGTAGCCGCTCTGGTTGTGAACAATTAGTGGCCAGCCCTGCACCCAGGTGGGGATCAGAAGCTGGGGCTGGGAGTCCAGACCGCTTCCTGCCATGTAACcctggaagacttcctggaggagcctTCTAAGCTGAGACTCGAGGACACTGTAAGGTTCAGGACCAGCATGGCTGAGGCCAGAGGGGACAGCTAGGTCAGGCAGGGTGAGCTGGGCAGCAGATGtaggggacatgtgggcctggcaTGGGAGGCAGCTGGGGTTAATCATTTCTAGGTGGCCTTgacccccacctgccctggccGCTCAGCTTCTGCCTGCTGCTCCTCCCGCCAGTTCAGGAGGAGCCATGGGGAGCTGGGCCTgggtccccagcccctgccccctacctgggctgtccctgctgctgctgctgctgctgctgctgctgctggtgcctCGCGGGGCTCAGCCCCAGGCGGGCAGGGTGAGCACCGCCCCGACTGCACTGTGACCATGGGCTCCCGGGCCCACCCCAGGTCCTAGGGCTGAGGCCCGGGCAGGGGCGTGGAGTGGGTGCAAGCCGGCCAGGGGGCAAGCTGGGCGTGCTGGGCTGGCCTaggggacaggggctgggggTACAATTTGCTGGACCTCCACCCAGGGATGTGGGCTGTtcccctctctctgggcctctgctgggGCCAAGTGTTTgatgtggggggcagggggcctcTGAAAGCCTCACAGCTGCTCTTGTCTGTCCCCAGAACAGGCCCCCAGAGTGTGAGCCCGGAGGGCGATGGTGCTGGCCTGGCAGATCCCAAGTCAGCTCAGTCTGACTCCTTGGActctgggaggggcgggggcacAGGGCCCAGCTGAGGCCTTGGGACAGCCAGTGTCCCCTGTTCCCTGCTTCAAGACCTGAGGGCCCCCATATGGAAGCAGAGGCCCGGGGCTGCCATCAGCCCTCTGGCAGGGCCTGAGTGTGCAGGGTGCCCATCCCACACTGACCCCATCACAACCTCTCGGCTCTTCCTAGAACCAAACGGAACCCCCAGAACAAAGTACCACAGTGACCCCTGAGACTCCTATCATCCCTGTAACCTCGGGGAACCCCAGAATCCCAGCCATGAGAGCTCCAAAGGCAGAGGGACCCCATGGTGGGGAGCTTAGCCCGCTGTCCAGGGCAGCCCCCTCCAACAGCAGCCCTGGGGGCACAGGTGggtcaggagggcttcctggaggaggtggcaggctACACCTAGATGCGGGGGAGGGTTTCTGGAGGAACATGGGCAGCCCCTGGGGAGTGGGGCATGTGATGGGGGTCAGGCAGTGCCCAGCGCAGGAGCCCTTGACCCCTGTGCCTTCCCAGCAGTGCTCACCGAGGCCGGGCAGCCCTGCAGGTTCCCCTTCCGCTACGGCGGCCGCATGCTCCACTCCTGCACTTCGGAGGGAAGTGCCCACAGGAAGTGGTGGGTCCTGGTCCTCCGCCCTGTGTCCACCCTGGAGACCCtcccccctctgccctccctatTCCAGAccaagcctggcacacagcaggtgtcgtgaatgaatgaatgaatgaatgaacgggaGAGAGCTCCAGAGTTGTCAGAGGGGTGCCCTGTGTGAGTCGGGTTTGGAATGGACAGGTCTCTGGCCTGGGACCCCCACATCATGGCACGCACCACCCCCAGGTGTGCCACGACTCACAACTATGACCGGGACAGGGCCTGGGGCTATTGTGTGCAGACCTCCACTCCGCGGGAGGGCCCAGGTGGGTGCCCCGGGGTATGGGGCCTGAGCCCAGGCTACAAGGGGGCTGGGCCTGGCGGGGCTGAGCTTGTGGGGGCATCAGAGCTgactggggcaggtgggggggaTCCTGCCTGGAATACAGGAGGGGACTTCAGGGTTGATCCTACTGCAGGCCTCGGGGGCTGGAGGAGTCATCAGCCTGGGGGACTGCAGCAGAGGGAAACAccacccccctcaccccgccCAAGGACCCTGCCCTCTCCAGGGGCCCTACAGCTAGCTGCTTTGGCCATTGCTGGGTCCAAGGTGCCCCCTGGTGGTCAAGCTGGGCCCTGTGGCCACATGGGAAGAGCCCTGGACAAGGGAAGGGCCTGGTGGTTTGCAGAGTGTAGTGCTGGCAGCCCTGCTTATAGGGGTCCCAGGGCACTCAGAAGGGACCCTGCTgcctgctgggggggggggggtcgggcTTTCAGGGTGCCTGGTGCTGAGCCAGAGGCCCACTTGCCCCAGGGTCTGAGTGCTGGGCAGGGCTTGTGGCGAGGAGGGGGAGGTCTGTGTGCCCTCCCAGAGCACGCACATCCCAAGGAACCCAGAAGGGGCAGCTTTAAGGCAGCAGGCTCGACGGCAGGACTGTGGGCCCACGGCAAGCAGGGGGAGTCACAGTGTGGGGTTGGGGCACGAAGACTGCCTGGGCTCTCAGACGCACCCCTCCCTCCTGCGTGTCCCCAGCTACCCTGGACCCCTGTGCCTCTGGTCCCTGTCTTAATGGGGGCTTGTGCTCGAGCACCCAGGGCCCTGAGTCGTACCACTGCACCTGCCCTGTGGCCTTCACGGGCAAGGACTGTGGCACCGGTGAGTGGGGCCGCAGGACTACggggctgcagggcaggagggcaCTGCCCCACGCCGGGAGCAGGGACTCACTGTGCCACCCCCAGAGAAATGCTTTGATGAGAGCCACTATGAGTACCTGGAGGAAGGCAATCGCTGGGCCCGCGTGCACCAGGGCCGAGTGGAACAGTGCACATGCGTGGGGGGCCAGGTTCGGTGCGAGGGCTCCCGCCACACAGGTACGCGTGGCTTGGGTAGGGCGGGGCAACGTCACTGACCCTCCCaacccaggggaaggggctggtccAGGGTCACCCGGTGATGGGCACCAGGGGTCGGAACTGGGTGCTGACCCCACCCCTTGAGGCCCAAGGCCTAGCTTCTGAGCCCTGCCCCAGCTTGCCTGAGCAGCCCATGCCTGAATGGGGGCACCTGCCACCTGATTGTGGCCACCGGGACCACCGTGTGTGCCTGCCCCCCGGGCCACACCGGGCGGCTCTGTGACATTGGTGAGTCGCTCAGCCTTTGGAGCTGCGTGGGCCGGCCTCCGGGCCTGCGTCTGGGGCCCAGGCTCACTGCATGCGGTCCCGCCCCCAGAGCCCGCCCAGCACTGCTTCCGAGGGAGCGGCACCGACTACCGAGGCGTGGCAGGCACGGCAGCCTCGGGCCTCAGCTGCCTGGCCTGGAACTCCGACCTGCTCTACCAGGAGCTGCACGCGGACTCCGTGGGCGCCGCGGCCCTGCTCGGCCTGGGTCCCCACGCTTACTGCCGGTCAGCACCGGCCCAGCCCGCTctaggccacctcctccagggcgGGCAGGGTCTGTCCTGGGGGGAGGTCTTCCTGACCAGGCCTGTCCCCGGGGTCCTGACCCCCATTGCTGGGCGGCTGTCCCAGTGAGAGGAGTGTGGGCTGAGGAACAGAACCATCTGCAGAATGAGTGAGCGCTGCTGGGGACGTCAGGAGCCCCACCCAGCTAGGTGTCGGCACCCCCACCGCCTCTGAGGGGCCCTGTGACTCCCCTGCGTCCAGGAACCCAGACAAGGACGAGAGGCCCTGGTGCTACGTGGTGAAGGACAGCACGCTCTCCTGGGAGTACTGCCGCCTGGCCGCCTGCGGTTCGCAGATGGGCGGGGTCGGCGGGGTCGGGAGGAGCAGGGTCGGGGCGGCACTGGCTTTGCCCCGACCGAGGTCACGCAGTTTCCCCCACTCCCTgggccctcctcaccccaccccatgcctgagagagggggaaactgagggtcCCCAGAACAGGGCTGGTCCAAGGCCATGCAGTGGGCTGGCACCAGAGGTCAGAGCGGGCAAGCTGGTCACCAGGTCCTCTGGGTGGCCCACCTAACCTGTCTCAGGGGCAGGGTGGCCTCCAGAAACAGGGAAGTGCAGGTGGGGGTGAAAAATATGGGTGCCCCTGGAGTCAGACCCTGGGAGTGGGCAGCTTCATGAGGCCAGCCTGTCCTCTGGCCACAGACCCCAGGGCTCCCTGACTGTCCTGGGCATCCTGGGTGGGCTCTGGGATCCCAGGCTGCTGGGGGGTCATAAACACCTGCCAGGTATGCCAGTTCACTCTGGTTCCCACCAAGCCTCGTGACTGCATACGGTCTCCccatcttgcagatgaggaaactgaggttcagagtaaGTCACGTGCCCACAAGGGCAGCACTGAGCCCAAGCCCTGGACCCtcttccacagcagctgcctAGGGTGGGGCGGAAGGCGGGTGAACCGCCAGGTCCTGAGGACATGGGATGCAGCCAGGACCCTCTTTGGCCTGGGGTGTGCGGAAGGAGCCCAGGGGTGTGATCTGGTGACCTCTGCTCCCAGAATCCCTGGCCAGAATTCAACCCCCGCCCCCTGAGGTCTTGCTGTCTGAGCCCCCCGTAGCTGGATCAGCTGGACGCCAGACCTGCGGCAAGAGGCACAAGAAGAGGAGCTTCCTGCGGCCACGCATCATTGGCGGCTCGTCCTCGCTGCCTGGCTCGCACCCCTGGCTGGCCGCCATCTACATCGGGAACAGCTTCTGTGCCGGGAGCCTTGTCCACACCTGCTGGGTGGTGTCTGCAGCCCACTGCTTTTCCAACAGGTGAGCTGCTCCCACCCCAGTGTCCACCACCCCCACATCATCCCTCAAACCACCACTTTTCCGCCCACAACCATCTATGCCTCCACCCACCCAACCGGCCATACACCATCATCCATTGCACATCTTTCCAGGCTCCACCCGccacccatctacccacccaTATGCCTATCCTGACCATCACCCATGTGCCCCCACTGTTTCCCACCTACCCGTGTAAACCCCGTCCTTTGGTCCCTTTTGTTCCCGGTTGCCCCCTGACTCAGGTGGGACTCAGCGCTCAGCCCGGTGCTGGGCATGGAGGCCGCCAAGACCTGCCCCATTCTTATCCCAGGGTGCTGTCCCcgtccctgtccctgccctgggtCGCCGCTCTGTCCCAGTCTTTGCCCCGGGAGCGCCCGGTTTGCCGCTCAGAGCAAGACGGGGCGGCGCGCGTGCGCGAAGCAGAGGCGGTGGGCGTGAGCAGTCGCCGCGCAGGGGCCGCCCCttccggccccggccccgcccacgcCGTGCTAATGGTACCAGGGTTGCAGGTAGTCAAGGCCCCTCGCGACCTGCGGGCTCTtggtggggaaggcaggctggggctagcagctgggggaggggtcagggTTGCGAGGACCGCCACCACAACCCGAGGGCCAGGGCCAACGGGCTCAGAGCAGGACAGGCCAGCCCATCCCTCGCTCCTACCGCAGTGATGGGAGCAAGGCTCTGCCGGGGGAGGGCTCCCcggagttggggtgggggcttCGGTGGGAGGGGATGGGCCTGACAGTGGCATCCCAGGGATCAGGGCTCCGGAAGGACGGAGGAGCCCGACAGTGAGCCCCATCAATCACCCCAGAGACTACAgcttgggggcgggggagggggtggcagccATCACAAGTGCTGCCCCGTGCTGACCATTGTGTGACCTGCAGCGCGCTCCCACTCGGCTGTGAAATGGGACCTACAAAGACCTCCACAGTGTGGAATGAGAGGGGGGTGGttaagaggctggaggaggggagcaggcatcctctccccacctccagggaggggctggggagaggccaaGCTGGGTTGGAGTACCCACTCCCTTTGGGCCGGACCCCAGCATACTGGTCCCAGGTCTGGGTCAAGCAGGGCTGGTGGAAGTGGATGGACCAGGGCCTTCATGGTCaggtggagggtgagggaaggGCCCAGGCTCCTGGACACCCAGGCGACTTCACAGGAGGGTGTGCTCCTGGACCTGCATGAGGGCCCCAGGTTATTAATTCACTTGTTGTGTTGGAGGTGGTGCTGCCCCGGATTAAGGGTGTGGCCCTAGCCCACTGCTCCCCATCACACTCCGGCCCATCCCCCGACCCCTGCTCAGGtctctcctggggctggggctgagagggagggtCCTGCACGGCATCTCCCACCTGGGGTTGTCTCCTGGATGCTCTGCCACCATGGGTAGGGGGCGAGCTGAACTCAGGGGCCGGAGGGGATGGCCGGGCCATGCAGCCACCAGCGCCCCTGCACAGCCCCCCCAGGGACAGCATCTCCGTGGTCCTGGGACAACACTTCTTCAACCACACGACTGACGTGACCCAGACGTTTGGCATAGAGAAGTACATCCCATACCCCCTGTACTCAGTGTTCAACCCCAGTGACCATGACCTTGGTGAGACTCGGAACGCGTTGCGGTGCAGCAGGGTGCGGATGTGTGCTCTGTGCACACTGGGGCGGAGCCACGAAAGAGGCTGGGAGTGGGCACCAGGCAGGCCCAGAAGAGTCCTCAGACCCTAAAGGGGCCTgatagagggagagggaggggaagaagagacagagcagggaggagagggaggagggtggagggaagggtgcaggggaggagggaggaaggcagggaggaggacagCACGGGTTTGGACAGCAAGGGTGCCCCATGTGACAGAGCGATCTTGGCCTGGCCAGGGGAAGCCCTGGCCCGCCAGCCTTGCTGAGCCCTTGGCTGGTCCTCTGGTCCCCTCCTGGGTCTCCTAGGCCacagcccctctgcccagcaaGGCTGCACCCCCATGTGACTCGATGGCCAccctctgtcctcctgggccCCCATGACACAGGCTGACCTCTGGCCTCTCTCCCGCCTAGTCCTGATCCGGCTGGAGAAGAAGGGGGAACGCTGTGCTGTCCGCTCCCAGTTCGTCCAGCCCATCTGCCTCCCTGAGCCCGGCAGCTCCTTCCCAGCTGGACACAAGTGCCAGATTGCAGGCTGGGGCCACCAGGATGAGAGTGAgtgggtctggggcagggggctgtcGTCACGCCCAGGGGAGCAGGCCCAGCACCCGTGAGCCTCACCCAGCCTGAGAGCACCGTGTCAGCAGACGTGAGCGGCTACTCCAGCTCGCTGCGGGAGGCACTGGTCCCCTTGGTCGCTGACCACAAGTGCAGCAGCCCTGAGGTATATGGGGCAGACATCAGCCCCAACATGCTGTGCGCTGGATACTTCGACTGCAGGTCGGATGCCTGCCAGGTGAGCTGGGACAGCCTGCCCCTGAGTTGCTCAGAGCCCAGAGGGACAGGACCTGTAGGGCCAGCCTGGAGTCAGGGCAGAAAGCCAACCTTCCAGTTGGTGGCCATCCCCCCAGAATGGGTGCTCACTGCTGTGGGAGGCCACTTGGTCACTGCTGGAGGCCCTGCTCGCAGGGACTGGGAGTGAGGCCAGGGAGGGCCAGGTCACGAACACCAGGCAGGTCCCAGCTGCCCAGCCACGCGACGTCAAGGCCAAATCTCTTTTCTCCCAGGGTTCTCCCAAGTGCGCTCAGTCGATCAGCTGATCCCAGTAGCTCATTTATCAAGCACTCCTCCAGGGGCTGCATGTCAATGCTGAGAGAGAGAAGCTGCTTtactccccattttataggtggggaaactgaggccaggccCAGAGGGGTCTGCTCACTCTTCCCAGGTCATACAGCCCAGAAGTGGCAAGGAGTAGGGTACAGCCCACCCCTTGAACCACGTGGTACAGCAAGTGCCCTTGGGGGGGAAGTCAAGgatggcttcacagaggaggaggaggcatttgCACGTGTCCTGAGGGGTGAATAGTtttccaggggctgaggagagCATTTCAAGTGGAGAGTAGCCTGTGGGGGAACCCAGGGCCACCTGGTCTCTGTGGGGTGCATGCTGCTGGGTGGTGAGGGGAGCCAGACTGAGGAAGACGTTGCTGGTCATGGAAGCAGGAGGGAACCACCGCAGGACTTTAGGAATGGGAATGACTGGTCAGATGCTGTCACAGCATCCTGGGAATGGGAGGACTTCCTGTCTATGAGGCTGGGGGAAGGTGGGGCAGGCCCCTTCCTTGGAATACCTGTGTCATCTGTCCCCCAAGCTGTCGGGAAGCCACCTTGTCAGCTGCCAGGGAGTCTGTCACAGGGGAGCGTCTGACTCTTCTGCGCCCTTGACTCCTCTGGGGGCATTTTCGGGGTCggggtgagggaggctggggcgAGGGGGCAGGGACTATTCGGGAGTGTTGAGGAGCTGGCCCGGCTCTGACTAGCCACCGTGCAGGGGGACTCAGGCGGGCCCCTGGCCTGTGAGAAGAATGGCGTGTCCTACCTGTACGGTGTCATCAGCTGGGGTGACGGCTGCGGGCGGCTCAACAAACCGGGCGTCTACACCCGCGTGGCCAACTACGTGCACTGGATCAATGACCGGATTTGGCCCCCTAAGCGGCCTGTGAATCCCTCCTGAGACCCCCCCTGGGAGCATCCTGCctccatgctgttccctcctcACTGGCAATAAAGCTGTTTCCAAGACCCCCCACACTGCCTGTCCCGCTGCCCCCAGCTCAGCCCAACTTTGTAGATGACGTGGCCTCAGGGCTGGGGACCCGGAGCCAGcaccccagctgccctccctctgtGGGGAAGGGAGCCTGCCACCCGACCTGGGGAGTTAGGGCAGGGGCTCCAATCTGGACTCTCTCCAGAGTAGGAACTGTCTCCAGCCCGACCCCTCTCAGGCCCTCCCCCAGGCAAGTGGGGCTCAGGTCCAGGCACACTGGGGTGTCCCAGGGCAGGGGATGTTAAAACTTAAGACAGGTTTCTTGGAAACACCCCTGGCCAGCATTTTGCTTCAAGAAGGCAGCCTGGCCTCAGCCATGTTTTCTAGGAGGTGAAACTGAAGGAGACCAGGGGAATGGAGGGTGGTGGGTTGCACCAGACAGGACCTTGTGGGGAAGGAATCTGAAGTGCCCAGAGGGTCCACAATCTCaaggcagcaggagcagcacatgcaaaggtcctgaggcaggggctggtggTGGCTTATTTGCTCAAAATAGAGAAGTGTGGCTGAGGCCAAAGAGGGTGGGATGGTGGGGGGTGATGGGCTGCAGTGAGGTGCTGGGGGTGCCCTAAGGGTCCCTGATGGGACAGCAGGGTGGAGATGTGATGACATTTGCAGTCAGGAAaagaggcagggcagaggggcgCCCAGAACTGGGTGCCTTGGGAGCTGGGAGCTCTGGTCTCTGGGACAGGCAAGAAGAAGGTGGCATTCAGTGTGTCCCAGTGCCACCCTTCCCACTGCAGGATGGGCCCTCTGCCCAGAGCAGCCCCAAGGGCAGGGGCCCTTCTCCTCAGTCTGCACTCACCTCTCCTGCTCCTGGACCCACAGGCCTCCTTCTCTCCTGTATCTCCACAGCCCCCACCTGGACCAGGTCTCGCCACCTCTCCTGGGTGACATGCCAGGGTTTCTCCATgttccttccccccacccccgaccttgGAGCCTCCCCTCATCTCTGTTCGGTCTGACTCCGCCTGCTTGCAGCCCCTCTTCTGCCCACCCTGTTCCCGGACTATGCTCCGGCCGCTGTGGTCTCCTGGTGTTGCTGAAGCTGACCAGGCCCTTGCTCACGCGGCTCCCACTGCTGCTGAGAGTCTTCTCAGCCACACTGCTCCTCCTCTTCACTCAGCCACTTGGATGCACCTTCCCCGCATCACTCTCCACCGTCACGCAGCTCTCAGCCCGGTCTCAGGGCTGTGTTCGGAGCCTGCCTGATGTGGCTGGGGCGGGAGAGCTTTGTTTCCATCACGTAGCGGGGAGTCCCACGCTCAGCCACGTGCTGACATTGGTTTGCCGTTGACACCCGTCCCTTTGTCAGGAGAGGAAGTGTCTCCGTAGAGCCCTCTTCTCCAGCAGATTGGCACGTAGCTCTCGTTGGCCTGCGTTGGGTCACAGGGCCACACCTcacagcagaggaggctggggagggggggacaGGATTGCTGTGACAGAATCAGACAAATCACCAGGGACGTGCGGTGCCCCCAGCAAAGCCAGAGGAAGAGAGCAGGGTGCTGGGAGGGCAACAGTGTGTGTGCCCGTTGCCCCAAGTGCCGTAGGTGGGGCTCAGAACCCTGAAGCAGACTGGGGCTCGCCCCACGTTGACCGCAGCCAGGGCGACAGAGGCTGGTGCCCACGCCACGGGAGGATGGCGGGCGGGACAGCTCCCGCTCAGGAATCCGGGCTCTGAGCGCCTGTTCTTGGCCTCCGGGAGCCTCGCTGCTTCAGCCCCGCCGCAGCCTTTGCCCGGTGTGAGCCCTCCCGGACCCCTGCCCTGTGGGTGTTGAGTGTGGATCTGTTAGAGGTGACTGCGGTTATAGACTGTCTGACGTCGAGCCAACCTGGCATTCCTGGAGCGAGCCGTGCTGAATCAGTGGCAGCCAGCTGCCTTCTATTTGCGTCTTAAGATTCCTCCCAcactgccctccccaggcccagaaGTTACActtttatgaatttatttgtCTCCATTTTCACAGTTATTGTCATAAGCCGCCTTGTGTTATCTCATCCGAAACGTATCAAACTGCCCTCACACACATCTGCTCACCTGATCATCACAGCATCGgctggaaaaggaaactgaggctagagaaGTCGTGTGACAGTCCAAGTTCACTTGGGCAGGGGCAGTGTATGGTGGCAGGTCCTGTGGCCGCAGGGCCAGTGATGGGGTGACAGCGCTCTGTGGCCACGGGGTCTGCTAGTGGTGGCAGCGTCCCTGGCCCTGATGCCCAGCAGCAGCGCCTGTGGCTGTGTATCGGCCAGTGGTACAGCTCTGACCCGTGGTCATGGGCTTCTTGGAGGTAGGCAGCCGCCCCACGCCCACGGAGACCAGCTGCGCAGTGGTGCAGGGCTGGGCAGCGTCCAGTCTCAGCGATGAGGCTGTGCTTCCccgcagccctgcctctgcagctCCCACTGGATCTCCAACCTCCCCTGGGTTCTTCCAGAGGCCTGACCTTCTCCCAGCAAATTCTTTCCCGCTTCAGTGACCAGAGTCGGTTTCTGCTACTTGCAACCAGTAACTCGGGCTACAGCAGCCGGGGAAACTGTCTGAGCAGgctctggctgctgtaacaaaaagaCCATAGACTGCCAGACTGAAACAACAATGAGATTtgcttctcacagctctggaggctggaggtcagagATCAGGGCGCCAGCACGGTCGGggcctggtgagagctctcttccaggTGTGCAGACgactgccttcttgctgtgtcctcagtgGTGGGGAGAGCACATCCCTcatgtctcttcttacaaggacactaatccaGTCATGGGGACACTGCTctcatgacctgatcacctcccaaaggccccacctcatGATACTAACCCACTGGGGGTTGGGCTTCCACATg from Camelus ferus isolate YT-003-E chromosome 2, BCGSAC_Cfer_1.0, whole genome shotgun sequence includes these protein-coding regions:
- the HGFAC gene encoding hepatocyte growth factor activator isoform X3, with product MGSWAWVPSPCPLPGLSLLLLLLLLLLLVPRGAQPQAGRNQTEPPEQSTTVTPETPIIPVTSGNPRIPAMRAPKAEGPHGGELSPLSRAAPSNSSPGGTAVLTEAGQPCRFPFRYGGRMLHSCTSEGSAHRKWCATTHNYDRDRAWGYCVQTSTPREGPATLDPCASGPCLNGGLCSSTQGPESYHCTCPVAFTGKDCGTEKCFDESHYEYLEEGNRWARVHQGRVEQCTCVGGQVRCEGSRHTACLSSPCLNGGTCHLIVATGTTVCACPPGHTGRLCDIEPAQHCFRGSGTDYRGVAGTAASGLSCLAWNSDLLYQELHADSVGAAALLGLGPHAYCRNPDKDERPWCYVVKDSTLSWEYCRLAACESLARIQPPPPEVLLSEPPVAGSAGRQTCGKRHKKRSFLRPRIIGGSSSLPGSHPWLAAIYIGNSFCAGSLVHTCWVVSAAHCFSNSPPRDSISVVLGQHFFNHTTDVTQTFGIEKYIPYPLYSVFNPSDHDLVLIRLEKKGERCAVRSQFVQPICLPEPGSSFPAGHKCQIAGWGHQDENVSGYSSSLREALVPLVADHKCSSPEVYGADISPNMLCAGYFDCRSDACQGSPKCAQSIS
- the HGFAC gene encoding hepatocyte growth factor activator isoform X1: MGSWAWVPSPCPLPGLSLLLLLLLLLLLVPRGAQPQAGRNQTEPPEQSTTVTPETPIIPVTSGNPRIPAMRAPKAEGPHGGELSPLSRAAPSNSSPGGTAVLTEAGQPCRFPFRYGGRMLHSCTSEGSAHRKWCATTHNYDRDRAWGYCVQTSTPREGPATLDPCASGPCLNGGLCSSTQGPESYHCTCPVAFTGKDCGTEKCFDESHYEYLEEGNRWARVHQGRVEQCTCVGGQVRCEGSRHTACLSSPCLNGGTCHLIVATGTTVCACPPGHTGRLCDIEPAQHCFRGSGTDYRGVAGTAASGLSCLAWNSDLLYQELHADSVGAAALLGLGPHAYCRNPDKDERPWCYVVKDSTLSWEYCRLAACESLARIQPPPPEVLLSEPPVAGSAGRQTCGKRHKKRSFLRPRIIGGSSSLPGSHPWLAAIYIGNSFCAGSLVHTCWVVSAAHCFSNSPPRDSISVVLGQHFFNHTTDVTQTFGIEKYIPYPLYSVFNPSDHDLVLIRLEKKGERCAVRSQFVQPICLPEPGSSFPAGHKCQIAGWGHQDENVSGYSSSLREALVPLVADHKCSSPEVYGADISPNMLCAGYFDCRSDACQGDSGGPLACEKNGVSYLYGVISWGDGCGRLNKPGVYTRVANYVHWINDRIWPPKRPVNPS
- the HGFAC gene encoding hepatocyte growth factor activator isoform X2, with the protein product MGSWAWVPSPCPLPGLSLLLLLLLLLLLVPRGAQPQAGRNQTEPPEQSTTVTPETPIIPVTSGNPRIPAMRAPKAEGPHGGELSPLSRAAPSNSSPGGTVLTEAGQPCRFPFRYGGRMLHSCTSEGSAHRKWCATTHNYDRDRAWGYCVQTSTPREGPATLDPCASGPCLNGGLCSSTQGPESYHCTCPVAFTGKDCGTEKCFDESHYEYLEEGNRWARVHQGRVEQCTCVGGQVRCEGSRHTACLSSPCLNGGTCHLIVATGTTVCACPPGHTGRLCDIEPAQHCFRGSGTDYRGVAGTAASGLSCLAWNSDLLYQELHADSVGAAALLGLGPHAYCRNPDKDERPWCYVVKDSTLSWEYCRLAACESLARIQPPPPEVLLSEPPVAGSAGRQTCGKRHKKRSFLRPRIIGGSSSLPGSHPWLAAIYIGNSFCAGSLVHTCWVVSAAHCFSNSPPRDSISVVLGQHFFNHTTDVTQTFGIEKYIPYPLYSVFNPSDHDLVLIRLEKKGERCAVRSQFVQPICLPEPGSSFPAGHKCQIAGWGHQDENVSGYSSSLREALVPLVADHKCSSPEVYGADISPNMLCAGYFDCRSDACQGDSGGPLACEKNGVSYLYGVISWGDGCGRLNKPGVYTRVANYVHWINDRIWPPKRPVNPS